In a genomic window of Lysobacterales bacterium:
- the rplT gene encoding 50S ribosomal protein L20: protein MARVKRGVTARRRHKKVLAKAKGYYNARRKVFRVAKQAVTKAAQYAYIGRKQKKRNFRSLWIVRINAAARQFGLSYSRLIAGLKKAQINIDRKMLADLAFHDIKAFGAVAERAKQSLAA from the coding sequence ATGGCACGAGTCAAGCGTGGTGTCACCGCCCGCCGTCGTCACAAGAAGGTCCTGGCCAAGGCCAAGGGCTACTACAACGCGCGCCGCAAGGTCTTCCGCGTCGCCAAGCAGGCGGTCACCAAGGCCGCCCAGTACGCCTACATCGGCCGCAAGCAGAAGAAGCGCAACTTCCGCTCGCTGTGGATCGTCCGCATCAACGCGGCGGCGCGCCAGTTCGGGCTGTCCTACAGCCGCCTGATCGCCGGTCTCAAGAAGGCGCAGATCAACATCGACCGCAAGATGCTGGCCGACCTGGCCTTCCATGACATCAAGGCGTTCGGCGCGGTCGCGGAACGCGCCAAGCAGAGCCTGGCGGCCTGA
- a CDS encoding PhoX family phosphatase, with product MSIPNRKPSPPTGNPTAPFQEILARMLSRRELLRGAGLGLAGLAAGSLLPGCSAASGPVDRGARSATAGKLGFRPVPVSTADTVVVPPGYSARVLYAWGDPISDGPAFRQDATNPAADQALQAGMHHDGMHFFPLPRGSASADHGLLVLNHEYIAPGLLHPDGGHRHDPFGYDREKLDKELAAHGVSVIEVRRDEAGEWHVVRPSALARRITAATPMALAGPAAGHPLMRTSEDPAGRTVLGTFNNCAHGVTPWGTYLTCEENFHGHFDVPDGHVPDRPERYRRYRLVGAGYLRLGWSSLLPRFDVAREPNEPHRHGWVVEIDPFDPDSTPVKRTALGRFAHESATCVLGPDGTVAVYSGDDERFEYAYKFVASRRYDPTDPASGRGLLDEGTLYVARFHEDGSGDWLPLVHGQGPLTPENGFADQAEVLVFARNAADALGATPMDRPEWIAANPRTRELYLSLTMNELRGAPGQPAADAANPRAANPFGHILRWREDGDHPGAPRFRWDILALAGEPAGDGSGVPRDAFANPDGLWMDDREVLWIQTDIPERNLRAGAFAGFGNNMMLACDPDTGEIRRFLTGPVGCEVTGLSMTPDLRTFFVNIQHPGEVPGDLAALGLRTGPASPTAVSAWPDGPAAGRPRSATVVITRDDGGVIGA from the coding sequence ATGTCGATACCGAACCGAAAGCCGTCGCCACCCACCGGCAACCCGACCGCACCGTTCCAGGAGATCCTGGCCCGGATGCTGAGCCGGCGCGAACTGCTGCGCGGCGCCGGCCTGGGACTTGCCGGCCTCGCCGCGGGGTCCCTGCTGCCCGGGTGCTCGGCGGCTTCCGGGCCGGTGGATCGCGGCGCGCGCTCCGCAACCGCCGGCAAGCTGGGCTTCCGGCCGGTGCCCGTCTCGACCGCCGACACCGTGGTGGTGCCGCCCGGCTACAGCGCCCGGGTCCTGTACGCCTGGGGCGACCCGATCTCCGACGGACCCGCGTTCCGCCAGGATGCGACGAACCCGGCGGCCGACCAGGCGCTGCAGGCCGGCATGCACCACGACGGCATGCACTTCTTTCCCCTGCCGCGCGGCAGCGCCAGCGCCGACCATGGTCTGCTGGTTCTCAACCACGAGTACATCGCCCCCGGCCTGCTGCACCCCGACGGCGGCCATCGCCACGATCCCTTCGGATACGACCGCGAGAAGCTCGACAAGGAACTGGCTGCGCATGGCGTCAGCGTGATCGAGGTACGACGCGACGAGGCGGGCGAATGGCATGTGGTCCGCCCCTCGGCCCTGGCGCGCCGGATCACCGCGGCGACGCCGATGGCGCTGGCCGGCCCTGCAGCCGGCCATCCGCTGATGCGCACCAGCGAGGACCCGGCGGGCCGGACCGTGCTGGGCACCTTCAACAACTGCGCGCACGGGGTCACGCCCTGGGGCACCTACCTGACCTGCGAGGAGAACTTCCACGGCCATTTCGACGTGCCGGACGGGCACGTTCCCGACCGCCCCGAGCGCTACCGGCGCTATCGCCTGGTCGGCGCCGGATACCTTCGGCTGGGCTGGTCGAGCCTGCTGCCGCGTTTCGATGTGGCGCGCGAGCCCAATGAACCGCACCGACACGGCTGGGTGGTCGAGATCGATCCCTTCGACCCGGACTCGACCCCGGTCAAGCGCACCGCACTGGGCCGCTTCGCGCACGAGAGCGCGACCTGCGTGCTGGGGCCGGACGGCACGGTGGCGGTGTACTCGGGCGACGACGAGCGCTTCGAATACGCTTACAAGTTCGTCGCCAGCCGGCGCTACGACCCGACCGATCCCGCGTCCGGTCGGGGACTGCTCGACGAGGGCACCCTGTACGTCGCCCGCTTCCATGAGGACGGCAGCGGCGATTGGTTGCCGCTGGTGCACGGACAGGGACCGCTGACCCCGGAGAACGGCTTCGCCGACCAGGCCGAGGTGCTTGTGTTCGCCCGCAACGCCGCCGACGCGCTGGGCGCGACGCCGATGGACCGGCCCGAGTGGATCGCCGCCAATCCGCGCACCCGGGAGCTGTACCTGTCGCTGACCATGAACGAACTGCGCGGGGCGCCTGGCCAGCCGGCGGCGGATGCCGCCAACCCCCGGGCGGCCAACCCGTTCGGCCACATCCTGCGCTGGCGCGAAGACGGCGACCACCCCGGCGCCCCGCGCTTCCGCTGGGACATCCTGGCGCTGGCCGGCGAGCCGGCCGGCGACGGCAGCGGCGTGCCGCGCGACGCCTTCGCCAATCCGGACGGACTGTGGATGGACGACCGCGAGGTGCTCTGGATCCAGACCGACATCCCCGAACGCAACCTGCGCGCCGGCGCCTTCGCCGGGTTCGGCAACAACATGATGCTGGCCTGCGATCCGGACACCGGAGAGATCCGCCGGTTCCTGACCGGGCCGGTCGGCTGCGAGGTCACCGGCCTGTCGATGACCCCGGACCTGCGCACCTTCTTCGTCAACATCCAGCATCCCGGCGAAGTGCCCGGCGATCTCGCGGCGCTGGGCCTGCGCACCGGCCCGGCCAGCCCGACCGCAGTCAGCGCCTGGCCGGACGGCCCCGCCGCCGGACGGCCGCGCTCGGCCACCGTGGTGATCACCCGTGACGATGGCGGCGTGATCGGCGCCTGA
- the rpmI gene encoding 50S ribosomal protein L35 gives MPKMKTNRAAAKRFRKTASGKFKAGHAFKSHILTKKSTKRKRGLRATNHVRAEDAGRVQRMLPYI, from the coding sequence ATGCCAAAGATGAAGACCAACCGCGCGGCGGCCAAGCGCTTCCGCAAGACCGCGTCCGGCAAGTTCAAGGCCGGCCATGCGTTCAAGAGCCACATCCTGACCAAGAAGTCGACCAAGCGTAAGCGCGGTCTGCGCGCGACCAACCACGTGCGTGCCGAGGACGCCGGTCGCGTCCAGCGCATGCTGCCGTACATCTGA
- the pheS gene encoding phenylalanine--tRNA ligase subunit alpha has translation MELLAWGSGRPVPTRVLEAGIVAVDQLNLDNAHARIEAADSLDALESLRVALLGKQGLVTAELKRLGGLSPEQRKQQGGVINRLKDEIGQALAHRREMLEARVLAGRLASERIDVTLPGRQAGTGGLHPVTRALERITDIFSRFGYDVAEGPEVEDDWHNFEALNFPPDHPARAMHDTFYFPDGRLLRTHTSPVQIRAMAGREPPLRLIAPGKVYRSDSDQTHSPMFHQVEGLVVGEGITLADLKGTLAAFLRGFFERDFEMRFKPTYFPFVEPGADVVIRWQLPDGGSRWLEVLGAGMVHPAVLRNCGIDPERYSGFAFGMGVERLAMLRYGVTDLRAFFENDVRFLGQFR, from the coding sequence ATGGAATTGCTGGCGTGGGGATCGGGACGACCGGTCCCCACGCGCGTTTTGGAGGCCGGAATCGTGGCGGTGGACCAGCTCAATCTCGACAACGCGCATGCGCGCATCGAAGCCGCGGACAGCCTGGACGCCCTGGAGTCGCTGCGCGTCGCGCTGCTCGGCAAGCAGGGCCTGGTGACCGCCGAGCTCAAGCGGCTCGGAGGCCTGTCGCCCGAGCAGCGCAAGCAGCAGGGTGGCGTCATCAATCGCCTCAAGGACGAGATCGGCCAGGCCCTGGCCCATCGCCGGGAGATGCTGGAGGCGCGCGTGCTGGCCGGTCGACTGGCCAGCGAGCGCATCGACGTCACCCTGCCGGGCCGGCAGGCAGGTACCGGCGGCCTGCATCCGGTGACCCGCGCGCTGGAGCGGATCACCGACATCTTCTCCCGGTTCGGCTACGACGTCGCCGAGGGTCCCGAGGTCGAGGACGACTGGCACAACTTCGAGGCGCTCAACTTCCCGCCCGACCACCCGGCGCGGGCGATGCACGACACCTTCTATTTTCCGGACGGCCGGCTGCTGCGCACCCACACCTCGCCGGTGCAGATCCGCGCCATGGCCGGCCGTGAGCCGCCGCTGCGCCTGATCGCGCCGGGCAAGGTCTACCGCAGCGACTCCGACCAGACCCACTCGCCGATGTTCCACCAGGTCGAGGGCCTGGTGGTCGGTGAGGGCATCACCCTGGCCGACCTCAAGGGCACCCTGGCCGCCTTCCTGCGCGGTTTCTTCGAGCGCGACTTCGAGATGCGCTTCAAGCCCACCTATTTCCCCTTCGTCGAGCCCGGCGCCGACGTGGTGATCCGCTGGCAGCTTCCGGACGGCGGCAGCCGCTGGCTGGAGGTGCTGGGCGCCGGCATGGTGCATCCGGCGGTGCTGCGCAACTGCGGCATCGACCCGGAACGCTACAGCGGCTTCGCCTTCGGCATGGGCGTCGAACGCCTGGCCATGCTGCGCTACGGCGTCACCGACCTGCGCGCGTTCTTCGAGAACGACGTGCGGTTTCTGGGGCAGTTCCGGTGA
- the thrS gene encoding threonine--tRNA ligase, whose translation MVTITLPDGSQRSFEQPVTVHELAASIGPGLAKAALAGKVDGTLVDTSHPIAADAVVEIVTDRHPDALEVLRHSTAHLLAQAVQRLFPGAQVTIGPVIDNGFYYDFSYERPFTADDLPRIEEEMQRIVKEALPVTRTVKPRDEAVAFFRGLGEEYKARIIEDIPAGEALSLYSQGEFTDLCRGPHVPGTDRLRAFKLMKVAGAYWRGDHNNEMLSRIYGTAWLNDKDLKAYLLQLEEADKRDHRKLARQLGLFHQQEEAPGMVFWHPRGWALWQQVEQYMRRVYRESGYQEVRCPQILDVTLWKKSGHWDNYKDNMFFTESEKRDYALKPMNCPGHVQVFNHGLHSYRDLPIRYGEFGSCHRNEPSGALHGIMRVRAFTQDDGHVFCTDGQVEAEVTAFHRQALKVYETFGFTDIEVKIALRPESRLGDDATWDRAEAALRAALSACGVAWTELPGEGAFYGPKIEYHLKDAIGRAWQLGTMQVDFMMPQRLGAEYVDEHSSRRHPVMLHRAIVGSMERFIGILLEHHAGALPPWLAPVQAVLLNITDAQGPYIDALGKAFANQGFRVETDLRNEKIGYKIREHTLQKVPYLLVAGDREKEQGTIAVRTRGGEDLGVMTPAEFERRLREECVRP comes from the coding sequence ATGGTCACGATCACCCTTCCCGACGGCAGCCAGCGCAGCTTCGAGCAGCCGGTGACGGTCCATGAACTGGCCGCCAGCATCGGGCCCGGCCTGGCCAAGGCCGCCCTGGCCGGCAAGGTCGACGGCACGCTGGTCGACACCAGCCATCCGATCGCCGCCGATGCCGTGGTCGAGATCGTCACCGACCGCCATCCGGACGCCCTCGAGGTGCTGCGCCACTCCACGGCGCACCTGCTGGCGCAGGCGGTGCAGCGCCTGTTCCCGGGCGCCCAGGTCACCATCGGCCCGGTGATCGACAACGGCTTCTATTACGACTTCTCCTACGAGCGGCCGTTCACCGCCGACGACCTGCCGCGCATCGAGGAAGAGATGCAGCGCATCGTCAAGGAGGCGCTGCCGGTGACCCGCACGGTGAAGCCGCGCGACGAGGCGGTCGCCTTCTTCCGCGGCCTCGGCGAGGAGTACAAGGCCCGGATCATCGAGGACATCCCGGCCGGCGAGGCGCTGTCCCTGTACAGCCAGGGCGAGTTCACCGACCTGTGCCGCGGCCCGCACGTACCCGGCACCGACCGCCTGCGCGCGTTCAAGCTGATGAAGGTGGCCGGGGCCTACTGGCGCGGCGACCACAACAACGAGATGCTCAGCCGCATCTACGGCACCGCCTGGCTGAACGACAAGGACCTGAAGGCCTACCTGCTGCAGCTCGAGGAGGCCGACAAGCGCGACCACCGCAAGCTGGCCCGCCAGCTCGGCCTTTTCCACCAGCAGGAAGAGGCGCCGGGCATGGTGTTCTGGCACCCGCGCGGCTGGGCGCTGTGGCAGCAGGTCGAGCAGTACATGCGCCGGGTGTACCGGGAGTCCGGCTACCAGGAGGTGCGCTGCCCGCAGATCCTCGACGTCACCCTGTGGAAGAAGTCCGGCCACTGGGACAACTACAAGGACAACATGTTCTTCACCGAGTCGGAGAAGCGCGACTACGCGCTCAAGCCGATGAACTGCCCCGGCCACGTGCAGGTCTTCAACCACGGCCTGCACAGCTACCGCGACCTGCCGATCCGCTACGGCGAGTTCGGCTCGTGCCACCGCAACGAGCCGTCCGGCGCCCTGCACGGCATCATGCGCGTGCGCGCCTTCACCCAGGACGACGGCCACGTGTTTTGCACCGACGGCCAGGTCGAGGCCGAGGTCACCGCCTTCCACCGGCAGGCGTTGAAGGTCTACGAGACCTTCGGCTTCACCGACATCGAGGTGAAGATCGCCCTGCGCCCGGAGTCGCGGCTGGGCGACGACGCCACCTGGGACCGCGCCGAGGCCGCGCTGCGCGCGGCGCTGTCGGCCTGCGGCGTGGCCTGGACCGAGCTGCCCGGGGAGGGCGCCTTCTACGGCCCGAAGATCGAATACCACCTCAAGGACGCCATCGGCCGCGCCTGGCAGCTCGGCACCATGCAGGTCGACTTCATGATGCCGCAGCGCCTCGGGGCCGAGTACGTGGACGAGCACTCCTCGCGTCGCCACCCGGTCATGCTGCACCGGGCCATCGTCGGCTCCATGGAGCGCTTCATCGGCATCCTTCTGGAACACCATGCCGGCGCCCTGCCGCCCTGGCTGGCGCCGGTGCAGGCGGTCCTGCTCAACATCACCGACGCCCAGGGCCCCTATATCGACGCGCTCGGAAAAGCCTTTGCAAATCAAGGCTTCCGCGTGGAAACGGATTTGCGGAACGAGAAGATCGGCTATAAGATCCGCGAGCACACCTTGCAGAAGGTGCCCTACCTGCTGGTCGCGGGCGACCGCGAGAAGGAGCAGGGCACGATCGCGGTGCGCACGCGCGGCGGGGAGGACCTGGGGGTGATGACGCCCGCCGAGTTCGAACGCCGGCTGCGCGAGGAATGCGTGCGGCCCTGA
- the infC gene encoding translation initiation factor IF-3 has protein sequence MEDQRISTVNDKGNRRNEDIRVPRVRVIDAEGEQAGILTRAQALAMAEEAGMDLVEIQPNADPPVCRIMDYGKYRFELQKKANAARKKQKMVEIKEVKFRPTTDEGDYQIKLRNMRRFLEEGDKVKVTIRFRGREMSHQELGLAKTQRIEADLGEEAVIEQRPRQEGRLLVMMIAPKKR, from the coding sequence CTGGAGGACCAGCGAATCAGCACCGTCAACGACAAGGGCAACCGCCGCAACGAGGACATCCGCGTTCCGCGGGTGCGGGTGATCGACGCCGAAGGCGAACAGGCCGGCATCCTGACCCGCGCCCAGGCGCTGGCCATGGCCGAGGAGGCCGGCATGGATCTGGTCGAGATCCAGCCGAACGCCGATCCGCCGGTCTGCCGGATCATGGATTACGGCAAGTACCGCTTCGAGCTGCAGAAGAAGGCCAACGCCGCGCGCAAGAAGCAGAAGATGGTCGAGATCAAGGAAGTCAAGTTCCGTCCGACCACGGACGAGGGCGACTACCAGATCAAGCTGCGCAACATGCGCCGTTTCCTGGAAGAGGGCGACAAGGTCAAGGTCACGATCCGCTTCCGCGGCCGCGAGATGAGCCACCAGGAACTCGGCCTGGCCAAGACCCAGCGCATCGAGGCCGACCTCGGCGAGGAGGCCGTGATCGAGCAGCGGCCGCGCCAGGAAGGCCGCCTGCTGGTGATGATGATCGCCCCCAAGAAGCGCTGA
- the pheT gene encoding phenylalanine--tRNA ligase subunit beta, whose amino-acid sequence MKLSENWLREWVDPGVDRETLCTRLDMIGLEVESVETLGAGLDGVVVARIVSAVPHPDADRLRVCEVDAGDARLQIVCGAPNAREGLLAPLARVGARLPGGLEIKAASLRGVESQGMLCSARELGIDADAAGLMELPAEAVPGTPLATLLGLPDAVIELGLTPNRADCLGMLGLAVDVGAAFAVPVCRPAIADVPAQVASSRAVALASPAACPRYLGRVVEGVDASRSSPPWLAERLRRAGIRPINAVIDVTAYVMLELGQPMHAFDQAHLHGDIVVRHAAAGERLVLLDGRELVLDPDLLVIADARAPVALAGIMGGMDSRVTETTRDVFLEAAHFAPAAIIGRARRLGMHTDASHRFERGVDPALPRLALERATALLVELAGGRPGPVVEAMDAGHLRSHTQVPLRRSRIGRLLGIEVADAEVERILAALDMAVERCDAGWRVTPPGRRFDIAIEEDLIEEVARIHGYDNIPVRPPGGELAPALPSEAQLADSLLRRSLAARDWQEAITFAFVDQALLERWQLAGDALALGNPLSAELGVMRTSLLPGLVQALAHNRARQVDRVRLFELGRRFHAAAGERDSLAMVACGPAHTEHWAGRDRRGHDFHDLKGELEALIALGGEPEVWSFAADALPAWLHPGRAATVSRDGRPVGWIGALHPALLRRLDLDHEVIVAELDLDALRGARVPKARALSRFPSVRRDIAVKVDAGIPYQALASVAREALGSRLEDLVVFDEYRGAGLSEDTKSIAMGLILRDPSRTLTDDDADRAVAAVVHGLNARFGAELRG is encoded by the coding sequence ATGAAGCTGAGCGAAAACTGGCTGCGCGAATGGGTCGATCCAGGGGTGGATCGCGAAACGCTGTGCACCCGGCTGGACATGATCGGGCTGGAGGTCGAGTCGGTCGAGACGCTGGGCGCAGGCCTCGACGGTGTTGTGGTGGCGCGCATCGTTTCGGCGGTGCCGCACCCGGATGCCGACCGCCTGCGTGTGTGCGAAGTCGATGCCGGCGACGCGCGCCTGCAGATCGTCTGCGGCGCCCCGAACGCGCGTGAGGGCCTGCTGGCGCCGCTGGCGCGCGTCGGTGCCCGTCTGCCGGGCGGCCTCGAGATCAAGGCGGCCAGCCTTCGCGGCGTGGAGTCGCAGGGCATGCTGTGCTCGGCACGCGAGCTGGGCATCGATGCCGACGCCGCCGGGCTCATGGAACTGCCGGCCGAAGCCGTCCCGGGCACGCCTCTGGCGACGCTGCTCGGCCTTCCCGACGCGGTCATCGAACTGGGCCTGACGCCCAACCGCGCCGACTGCCTGGGCATGCTCGGTCTGGCCGTGGACGTCGGCGCCGCGTTCGCGGTGCCGGTGTGCCGGCCGGCGATCGCCGACGTACCGGCGCAGGTCGCCAGCAGCCGGGCGGTGGCGCTGGCCTCGCCGGCCGCCTGTCCGCGCTACCTGGGCCGCGTGGTGGAGGGCGTCGATGCCTCGCGCAGCTCGCCGCCGTGGCTGGCCGAGCGGCTGCGCCGTGCCGGCATCCGGCCGATCAATGCGGTGATCGACGTCACCGCCTACGTCATGCTGGAACTGGGCCAGCCGATGCACGCCTTCGACCAGGCCCATCTGCACGGCGATATCGTCGTGCGCCACGCGGCTGCGGGCGAGCGTCTGGTCCTGCTCGACGGCCGCGAGCTCGTGCTGGATCCGGACCTGCTGGTGATCGCCGACGCCCGCGCGCCGGTCGCCCTGGCCGGCATCATGGGCGGCATGGACAGCCGGGTCACCGAGACCACCCGCGACGTCTTCCTGGAGGCCGCGCATTTCGCGCCCGCCGCCATCATCGGCCGCGCCCGTCGCCTGGGCATGCACACCGATGCCTCGCACCGATTCGAGCGCGGCGTCGACCCGGCGCTGCCCCGTCTGGCGCTGGAACGCGCGACCGCCCTGCTGGTCGAGCTGGCCGGTGGCCGGCCGGGTCCGGTGGTCGAGGCCATGGATGCCGGCCACCTGCGCAGCCATACCCAGGTGCCATTGCGCCGCAGCCGCATCGGCCGGCTGCTCGGCATCGAGGTCGCCGATGCCGAGGTCGAGCGCATCCTGGCCGCGCTGGACATGGCGGTCGAGCGCTGCGACGCCGGCTGGCGGGTGACCCCGCCGGGCAGGCGCTTCGATATCGCCATCGAGGAGGACCTGATCGAGGAGGTGGCGCGCATCCACGGCTACGACAACATCCCGGTGCGACCGCCCGGGGGCGAGCTTGCGCCCGCGCTGCCCAGCGAGGCCCAGCTGGCCGACAGCCTGCTCCGGCGCAGCCTGGCGGCCCGCGACTGGCAGGAGGCGATCACCTTCGCGTTCGTCGACCAGGCGCTGCTCGAGCGCTGGCAGCTTGCCGGCGATGCGCTGGCGCTGGGCAACCCGCTGTCCGCCGAGCTGGGCGTGATGCGCACCTCGCTGTTGCCGGGACTGGTGCAGGCGCTGGCCCACAACCGCGCGCGCCAGGTCGACCGGGTCCGGTTGTTCGAGCTGGGCCGCCGTTTCCACGCCGCCGCCGGGGAACGCGACAGCCTGGCCATGGTCGCCTGCGGGCCGGCCCACACCGAACATTGGGCCGGCCGGGACCGTCGTGGCCACGATTTCCACGACCTCAAGGGCGAGCTGGAAGCGCTGATCGCCCTGGGCGGCGAGCCCGAGGTCTGGTCCTTCGCCGCCGACGCGTTGCCGGCCTGGTTGCACCCGGGCCGGGCCGCCACCGTGTCCCGCGACGGCCGGCCGGTGGGCTGGATCGGTGCGCTGCACCCGGCGCTGCTGCGGCGGCTCGACCTCGATCACGAGGTGATCGTGGCCGAGCTGGACCTGGATGCTCTTCGGGGCGCCCGCGTTCCGAAAGCGAGAGCTCTATCACGCTTTCCGTCGGTGCGCCGCGACATCGCGGTCAAGGTCGATGCCGGCATCCCCTACCAGGCCCTTGCGAGCGTCGCCCGGGAGGCCCTGGGCAGCCGGCTCGAGGACCTGGTCGTCTTCGACGAGTACCGGGGCGCCGGTTTGAGCGAAGACACAAAAAGTATCGCCATGGGCTTGATTTTGCGTGACCCTTCGCGCACCCTTACCGACGACGATGCCGACCGGGCAGTTGCCGCGGTGGTGCACGGGCTGAACGCGCGTTTTGGCGCGGAACTCAGGGGCTAG
- a CDS encoding integration host factor subunit alpha: protein MTTLTKAEMAERLFQEVGLNKREAKEFVDALFETLRAALERGEQVKLSGFGNFELRQKNQRPGRNPKTGEEIPISARRVVTFRPGQKLRARVETYVGSDQQ from the coding sequence ATGACCACGCTGACCAAGGCCGAGATGGCCGAGCGGCTGTTCCAGGAAGTGGGGCTGAACAAGCGTGAGGCGAAGGAGTTCGTCGACGCCCTGTTCGAGACCCTGCGCGCGGCCCTGGAGCGCGGTGAGCAGGTCAAGCTCTCGGGTTTCGGCAATTTCGAGCTTCGCCAGAAGAACCAGCGTCCCGGTCGGAATCCGAAGACCGGCGAGGAAATCCCCATTTCGGCCCGGCGGGTGGTCACCTTCCGCCCGGGTCAGAAACTGCGCGCACGGGTGGAAACCTATGTTGGATCCGACCAGCAATGA
- a CDS encoding MerR family transcriptional regulator, translated as MLDPTSNDELPPIPAKRYFTIGEVSELCAVKPHVLRYWETEFASLKPVKRRGNRRYYQRQDVLMIRQIRSLLYEEGFTIGGARQRLEGEQGRMENSIVQQLARQLRLELEEVLQILRR; from the coding sequence ATGTTGGATCCGACCAGCAATGACGAGCTGCCGCCAATCCCGGCCAAGCGCTACTTCACCATCGGTGAAGTCAGCGAGCTGTGCGCGGTCAAGCCGCATGTGCTGCGTTACTGGGAAACCGAATTCGCCAGCCTGAAGCCGGTCAAGCGTCGCGGCAACCGGCGCTACTACCAGCGCCAGGACGTGCTGATGATCCGCCAGATCCGCTCCCTGCTGTACGAGGAGGGCTTCACCATCGGCGGCGCCCGCCAGCGTCTGGAAGGCGAACAGGGCCGCATGGAGAACTCCATCGTCCAGCAGCTCGCCCGCCAGCTCCGCCTGGAGCTCGAGGAAGTGCTGCAGATCCTGCGTCGCTGA